The Desulfofundulus salinus genome includes the window GCTGGCCCGTTTGCGGGAAGAAGGACAAAAGAAAACCACTCTCAGCCGGCACGACCCCTTCCATATTGAAAAACAGGGAGCCGGGCAGGTGGCCCTGGTGGGTTATCCCAATAGCGGCAAATCAGCCCTGGTTGGTGCTTTAACCAGAGCCAGGGTGAAGGTAGCGGATTACCCTTTTACCACTACTATTCCTTTTAGCGGCATGATGCCTTACGAAGAAATATACGTCCAGCTGGTTGATACCCCGCCCATTATCGCCGAAGGGTTTCCTCCCGGGCTGGCCGGCTTACTGCGCAACGCCGATGCCCTGCTGCTGGTAATAGACAGCTGTGCCGGTGACTGTTTGGATCAATTGGAGAATTCCCTGCGGTTATTAACCGAACGCAAGATCATCCGCAGTGAGATTCCACCCGGTGTCAGGGCGGTACCGCCGCACCGCTTGATTATAGCTGCTAACAAAGCGGAACAGCCCGAGGGGAGGGAAAATCTTTCACTGCTGCAAGAACTGCTGCCGCCTGACCTGGAAATATTACCGGTTTCTGCAGCAGCAGGTCTTAACCTGGAACAGCTCAAAACCAGGCTATATTCAGCTTTAGAAGTAATTCGCATTTTTACCAGGTCCCCGGGCAAAGAACCGGACCTCACCCGCCCCTTTATTTTACCCCGTGGCAGCAATGTTTTGGATTTGGCCGGGAACATCCACAAGGATTTTGTGAAAACCTTGCGTGGAGCACGAATCTGGGGGTCGGCCCGTTTCCCCGGCCAGAGTGTGCCGAAGGAATACGTCTTGCAGGACAGGGATATTGTGGAGCTGCTGGTCTAGAAAGTAGTGCCGGGAGGTACATGGATGGAAGTTCTTTTATCCTCCCGGCACCAGCTTTTCTTTAAGCATCTGGAAGGACTATTTTTGATGGTGGAGAAAAGTACCATA containing:
- a CDS encoding GTPase; the protein is MPANLTPQYHAAEEAFRNATTIEEKIAALEEMLAVIPKHKGTEKLQADIKRRLARLREEGQKKTTLSRHDPFHIEKQGAGQVALVGYPNSGKSALVGALTRARVKVADYPFTTTIPFSGMMPYEEIYVQLVDTPPIIAEGFPPGLAGLLRNADALLLVIDSCAGDCLDQLENSLRLLTERKIIRSEIPPGVRAVPPHRLIIAANKAEQPEGRENLSLLQELLPPDLEILPVSAAAGLNLEQLKTRLYSALEVIRIFTRSPGKEPDLTRPFILPRGSNVLDLAGNIHKDFVKTLRGARIWGSARFPGQSVPKEYVLQDRDIVELLV